Proteins encoded by one window of Actinocorallia herbida:
- a CDS encoding YciI family protein — MEFFCYHRDRPGSRALRMANGERHWSYMDGFAAQMIARGPTWNPEEDIPTGSVHILDLPSPDAARAFAFNEPNYQSGAYRDVMLRRWHNTLGRTMWDYPLASLNDDAYLLIALAASATPADELPPPSPSLIAYGPLLSDDATTWLGTAALLRSDSPTTASTFLTTPAYASIELHPWSPGGRPT, encoded by the coding sequence ATGGAGTTCTTCTGCTACCACCGGGACCGGCCGGGCTCCCGCGCCCTCCGCATGGCCAACGGCGAACGCCACTGGTCCTACATGGACGGGTTCGCCGCCCAGATGATCGCCCGCGGCCCCACCTGGAACCCGGAGGAGGACATCCCCACGGGCAGCGTCCACATCCTCGACCTCCCCTCCCCCGACGCAGCCCGAGCCTTCGCCTTCAACGAACCCAACTACCAGTCCGGCGCCTACCGCGACGTCATGCTCCGCCGCTGGCACAACACCCTCGGCCGCACCATGTGGGACTACCCCCTCGCGTCCCTCAACGATGACGCCTACCTCCTCATCGCCCTAGCCGCCTCCGCCACCCCCGCCGACGAACTCCCCCCACCCTCCCCCTCCCTCATCGCCTACGGCCCCCTCCTCTCCGACGACGCCACCACCTGGCTGGGCACCGCCGCCCTCCTCCGATCGGACTCCCCCACCACCGCGAGCACCTTCCTCACCACCCCCGCCTACGCCTCGATCGAACTCCACCCCTGGTCCCCCGGCGGCCGCCCCACCTAA